A stretch of the Marivirga tractuosa DSM 4126 genome encodes the following:
- a CDS encoding ATP-binding cassette domain-containing protein encodes MISFQNIEKSFDQQLVLKKINLEIQKGELMVLLGASGSGKTTMLRMINALEKPDSGSIEISNQNIGLHNILDLRKQIGYVIQKVGLFPHYSVYDNVATILRLKAEDEKSIKQKVHQWLGKIGMPASIYGNKYPAELSGGEAQRIGLARALVAKPKMILLDEPFSALDPISRVIIRNKFRKIQREEKLTAVMVTHDVLEAVSMADRICLLANGEIQQVGTPQEIIFHPKNDWVAKFIKGDQFQASLASVSLNEIQKYIKGQFFLEDNSDNSVLDFLQYSDSKFHSIVLDAFYNWKEDKG; translated from the coding sequence ATGATTTCTTTCCAAAATATTGAAAAGTCTTTTGACCAACAGCTAGTACTTAAAAAGATTAATCTAGAAATCCAGAAGGGAGAATTGATGGTGCTTCTGGGGGCAAGCGGAAGTGGTAAAACGACAATGCTGAGAATGATCAATGCGTTGGAAAAGCCCGATTCGGGCTCAATAGAGATTTCGAATCAGAATATTGGTCTGCATAATATACTTGATTTAAGAAAGCAAATCGGCTACGTCATTCAGAAAGTTGGCTTGTTTCCGCATTATTCAGTATATGACAATGTAGCCACTATACTAAGATTGAAAGCTGAAGATGAAAAATCAATTAAACAAAAAGTTCATCAGTGGTTGGGTAAAATTGGAATGCCTGCTTCCATTTACGGAAATAAATATCCAGCCGAATTAAGTGGGGGAGAAGCACAAAGAATTGGATTGGCTCGTGCCCTTGTGGCAAAACCTAAAATGATTTTGTTAGATGAGCCTTTTAGTGCTTTAGATCCAATATCTAGAGTAATAATCAGGAATAAGTTTCGAAAAATCCAAAGAGAAGAAAAGCTAACAGCTGTGATGGTAACGCATGATGTTTTGGAGGCAGTTAGTATGGCTGATAGGATTTGTTTATTAGCCAATGGTGAAATCCAACAAGTGGGTACACCTCAGGAAATCATTTTTCATCCAAAGAATGATTGGGTAGCTAAATTTATCAAAGGAGATCAGTTTCAAGCCTCTTTAGCTTCGGTTTCACTAAATGAAATTCAAAAATATATTAAAGGTCAATTTTTTCTAGAAGACAATAGCGATAATTCAGTATTGGATTTTCTGCAATATTCAGATAGCAAATTTCATTCAATTGTTTTGGATGCATTCTATAATTGGAAGGAGGACAAAGGATGA
- a CDS encoding flavin reductase family protein has protein sequence MLHINSESIEKMESRYQANLFNTISGFKSANLIGTRDKSGNTNLAIFNSVVHIGANPPYLGFILRPTTVERHTYQNIKETGFYTINHVHERFIEKAHQTSAKYAKNVSEFKACGFEEEYLNKFTAPFVKESKIKIGLQFEEEHLVKANDTLLIVGKVLNAYLDDKLISADGTISLTEAGTVAISGLYEYLKPLKLNKFEYAKP, from the coding sequence ATGCTGCACATAAATTCTGAATCGATTGAAAAAATGGAAAGCCGATATCAGGCTAATCTCTTCAATACCATTTCTGGTTTTAAAAGTGCCAATCTAATTGGAACTAGAGATAAATCTGGAAATACGAATTTAGCTATATTCAACTCCGTGGTTCATATAGGCGCTAATCCTCCTTATTTAGGATTTATTTTAAGACCGACCACTGTTGAAAGGCATACTTATCAGAACATTAAGGAAACTGGATTTTATACGATAAATCATGTTCATGAGCGTTTTATAGAAAAGGCACATCAAACATCCGCAAAGTATGCAAAGAACGTATCTGAATTTAAAGCTTGTGGCTTTGAGGAAGAATATTTGAATAAATTCACAGCACCATTTGTTAAAGAATCAAAAATAAAAATAGGTTTACAATTCGAAGAGGAACATTTAGTTAAAGCAAATGACACCTTACTAATTGTAGGAAAAGTATTAAATGCATATTTAGATGACAAACTTATTTCCGCTGATGGTACAATTAGTCTAACTGAAGCTGGCACTGTAGCAATTTCAGGTCTGTATGAATATTTAAAACCTTTGAAGTTAAATAAGTTTGAATATGCGAAGCCATAA
- a CDS encoding glycoside hydrolase family 16 protein, protein MKKLYVIGLLLLFSQCNQKEDYLIWSDEFDGTGLPDSKNWNISEGDGCPELCGFGNNEKQFYTKNLENLRLEDGKLVINALKDAENGYTSAKLTTKDILDWKYGYVEVRAKLPEGKGSWPAIWMLPTLKGNMEWPRDGEIDIMEYVGYNPGTVYGTIHTESYNHIKGTEKSDSVKIPDAHEKFHTYAIHWTEQKIEWLVDDIPYHAVYKNGDGKDGWPFDNEFHLILNLAVGGNWGGKYGIDDKSFPQEFVIDYVRLYSQKPDLAK, encoded by the coding sequence ATGAAGAAATTATATGTAATAGGGCTTTTGCTGTTGTTCAGCCAATGTAATCAAAAAGAAGATTATTTAATTTGGTCTGATGAATTTGATGGAACCGGTTTACCTGATTCGAAAAACTGGAATATTTCTGAGGGTGATGGTTGCCCCGAATTATGCGGCTTTGGGAATAACGAAAAACAGTTTTATACCAAGAATTTGGAAAACCTCAGGTTAGAAGATGGAAAGTTAGTTATCAATGCATTAAAAGATGCGGAAAATGGGTATACATCAGCTAAACTAACAACAAAAGATATATTGGATTGGAAATATGGCTACGTTGAAGTGAGAGCGAAATTACCTGAAGGAAAGGGCTCATGGCCAGCAATTTGGATGCTTCCTACTTTGAAGGGCAACATGGAGTGGCCAAGAGATGGTGAAATTGATATTATGGAATATGTTGGATATAATCCGGGGACGGTTTATGGTACAATTCATACTGAGAGCTATAATCATATCAAAGGGACAGAGAAGTCTGATTCTGTTAAAATTCCGGATGCGCATGAGAAGTTCCATACCTATGCTATTCATTGGACAGAGCAAAAAATTGAATGGCTGGTAGATGATATTCCTTATCATGCAGTATATAAAAATGGAGATGGAAAAGATGGATGGCCATTTGACAATGAATTTCATTTAATCTTAAACCTGGCAGTTGGTGGTAATTGGGGTGGAAAGTACGGAATTGATGATAAAAGTTTCCCCCAAGAATTTGTAATTGATTATGTGAGGTTATATTCTCAAAAACCAGATTTAGCAAAATAA
- the bglX gene encoding beta-glucosidase BglX gives MHNNLLKLIGVAVAAVFVISCADPAKNNSSQNVINTKVDSLLSLMTLEEKIGQLNQYSLGSEFTGPGNKKGQDSIRYQQLISGQVGSVLNLLGAENTRKMQELVVENSRLGIPLLFAYDVIHGYQTMFPVPLAESASWNLDLMQKTAQAAAAEAAASGLHWTFAPMIDVTVDARWGRVMEGAGEDPFLHAEIAKARIRGFQGEDLAHNKTIAATAKHFAGYGYAESGKDYNSVNINQYILHNHILPPFKAATEVNVASFMNSFNDINAVPATANQYLLQDILRKKWNYDGVVVSDWNSIGELVNHGVSPDLKDAAKKAITAGSEIDMEGTAYIQHLAKLVNDGVIQETLIDDAVRNVLELKFKLGLFDDPYKYSDLERENEIVGNKQHHALAEEIAKESIVLLKNDNELLPLVETKNIAVIGPLAKDKDTPLGNWRAQAVENSAISLFEGLENTLPKTTSLRYAEGVKLSIGPNNFFQEQVINEDDRSGFEEAKQLAKNSDLVIMALGETAYMSGEGRSRAAITLPGLQKELLKEIHAINPNIVLVLMNGRPLDLSWEDENIPAIVEAWHLGQRAGTAIAETLTGKNNPSGKLTMSFPRQVGQVPIYYNHKVTGRPSTAPGQVFYAHHTDVDNSPLYPFGYGLSYSTFEYGEIELSKSSLSEDESITVSVNVKNTSNRDGREVVQLYIQDLVADETPMVKSLKAFQKVMINAGESVKVEFSINPQMLSYYKSNGDLSLEKGDFRVFIGGNSSVEEHKEFKLK, from the coding sequence ATGCATAATAATCTATTGAAATTAATAGGGGTAGCTGTTGCTGCAGTATTTGTAATTTCTTGTGCTGATCCTGCTAAAAACAATAGCTCGCAAAATGTTATTAATACTAAGGTCGATTCACTTCTTTCTTTAATGACCTTAGAAGAAAAAATTGGACAATTAAACCAATATAGCCTGGGAAGTGAATTTACTGGGCCAGGAAATAAAAAAGGTCAAGATAGTATTCGCTATCAACAATTAATTTCTGGGCAAGTAGGGTCTGTACTCAATTTATTGGGAGCAGAAAATACTCGCAAAATGCAAGAATTAGTAGTCGAAAACTCAAGATTAGGCATACCACTTCTTTTTGCATATGACGTTATTCATGGGTATCAAACCATGTTTCCAGTTCCTCTGGCAGAAAGTGCTTCCTGGAATTTAGACCTAATGCAGAAAACCGCTCAGGCAGCAGCTGCAGAAGCTGCAGCATCTGGTTTACACTGGACCTTTGCTCCAATGATAGACGTTACCGTTGATGCCCGATGGGGTAGGGTAATGGAAGGAGCCGGTGAAGATCCGTTTTTACATGCTGAAATTGCAAAAGCAAGGATTCGTGGTTTTCAAGGTGAAGATTTAGCTCATAACAAAACAATTGCAGCTACTGCAAAACACTTTGCTGGATATGGTTATGCTGAAAGCGGGAAAGATTATAATTCTGTTAATATCAATCAGTATATCCTTCATAATCACATTCTGCCACCTTTTAAAGCAGCTACTGAGGTTAATGTAGCCAGCTTTATGAATTCGTTTAATGATATAAATGCAGTTCCTGCAACCGCTAACCAGTATTTGTTGCAAGATATTCTTCGCAAAAAATGGAATTATGATGGAGTTGTGGTTTCTGACTGGAATTCTATCGGGGAATTAGTTAATCATGGCGTGAGTCCTGATTTGAAAGATGCGGCTAAAAAAGCAATTACTGCTGGTAGTGAAATAGATATGGAAGGGACAGCCTATATTCAACATCTTGCTAAGTTGGTCAACGATGGGGTAATTCAAGAAACTTTAATTGATGATGCTGTTCGAAATGTGTTGGAGTTAAAGTTCAAATTAGGCCTCTTTGACGATCCTTATAAATATTCTGATTTAGAAAGAGAAAATGAAATTGTAGGTAATAAGCAACATCACGCTTTAGCAGAAGAAATTGCTAAAGAATCAATTGTGCTCTTGAAAAACGATAATGAATTGCTACCCTTGGTAGAGACTAAAAATATTGCGGTTATTGGACCATTAGCCAAAGATAAGGATACTCCTTTAGGAAATTGGAGAGCTCAGGCAGTCGAAAACTCTGCTATTTCATTATTTGAGGGTTTAGAAAATACTTTACCGAAAACTACTTCATTAAGATATGCAGAAGGGGTTAAGCTATCCATTGGACCTAATAACTTCTTTCAGGAGCAAGTGATCAATGAAGATGATCGCTCTGGATTTGAAGAAGCAAAGCAATTGGCTAAAAATTCAGATTTGGTGATTATGGCATTGGGTGAAACTGCCTATATGTCTGGAGAGGGTAGAAGCCGCGCAGCTATCACATTACCAGGATTACAAAAAGAATTGCTTAAAGAGATTCATGCAATTAATCCAAATATTGTTTTGGTTTTGATGAATGGTAGACCTTTGGATTTGAGTTGGGAAGATGAAAATATTCCTGCAATAGTGGAAGCTTGGCACTTAGGACAAAGAGCCGGAACGGCCATAGCTGAAACTTTGACTGGAAAAAATAATCCCTCAGGGAAATTAACTATGAGTTTCCCTCGTCAGGTCGGACAAGTTCCTATTTACTATAATCATAAGGTTACTGGCAGACCATCGACTGCTCCTGGTCAAGTGTTTTATGCTCACCATACTGATGTTGACAATTCTCCACTTTACCCTTTCGGATATGGTTTGAGCTATTCTACTTTTGAATATGGAGAAATAGAATTATCCAAAAGCTCTCTGTCAGAAGATGAGAGTATTACTGTTTCAGTAAATGTGAAGAATACGAGTAATCGTGATGGGCGAGAGGTGGTTCAACTTTATATACAAGATTTAGTTGCGGATGAAACCCCTATGGTAAAGTCTTTAAAAGCCTTTCAAAAAGTAATGATTAACGCGGGGGAATCAGTAAAAGTGGAATTTTCAATAAATCCACAAATGCTATCCTATTATAAGTCAAATGGAGATTTATCTCTAGAGAAGGGTGATTTTAGGGTGTTTATTGGTGGTAATTCATCAGTTGAAGAACATAAAGAATTTAAATTAAAATGA
- a CDS encoding PKD domain-containing protein has protein sequence MKKYIFNLFILSLLFAFTACNEEFVLEEAPDAGEASFDVNPSSKGENYVILSNSSDGFIKKWDFGNGASAEGDEVEAYFPFEGEYEVTLTVYAAGGSVSSSETVAISNTDPNICNVEFLELLTGGCDQPEGKTWVIDAERAGHFGVGPPNAAGPDYYAAGANEKAGGGMYNDEYTFILNQYQYVQETNGDIYLNPAQASNFPGAFEPEVGDRKAPYDAPENINFAISENAEGQPVISFNNNGFIGYNTGVNTYTILSISENEMFVRFNDAATPDLSWFHRLIRKGFAPIEAGFTVETTELTASFTNTSLNAETYSWEFGDGTTSSEESPIHTYAEEGTYSVTLEVSGPGQSASVTQEVSVSAAPKVLPFTFEENNTQFGTFGGTVFNVIDNPDASGANTSARVGEFQKGTEFSFAGLALLLDEPVDFSENTTLSMKIWSPVATNAILKLEAAGDAGTFTEQNVSIPVANEWVELTFDFTGAQSNLQNLVIFADTDNNNGGTFYIDDIGFATESADEISLDLLTGENEKAWVLKPAAGAFGVGPAKGSDEFFPNGADISGDRPCLFNDEFIFKTGGQYEYNANGDIYGEAYMGIAEGCTDDTALDGTDAEAWGPGTHSFSLTPATDTDPAFITVRGTGAFIALPKAYNGGEYGAAPPDMDKPVTYEVIDYFKNASGEELSLAIDVSGDGSVYWNFVLVPAE, from the coding sequence ATGAAAAAGTATATTTTCAATTTATTCATACTCTCATTACTTTTTGCTTTTACAGCATGTAATGAGGAGTTTGTGCTAGAAGAAGCACCTGATGCTGGAGAAGCTTCTTTCGATGTGAATCCTTCATCAAAAGGTGAGAATTATGTGATTTTGAGCAATAGCTCGGATGGTTTTATTAAGAAGTGGGATTTTGGCAATGGTGCTAGTGCAGAAGGGGACGAGGTAGAAGCTTATTTTCCTTTCGAAGGTGAATATGAGGTAACGCTTACGGTCTATGCTGCTGGTGGTTCTGTAAGTTCATCCGAAACAGTAGCGATTAGTAATACTGACCCGAATATCTGTAATGTAGAGTTTTTGGAGTTACTAACAGGTGGCTGTGATCAGCCAGAAGGTAAGACTTGGGTAATTGATGCAGAACGTGCTGGTCATTTTGGAGTTGGACCTCCAAACGCAGCTGGGCCAGATTACTATGCTGCAGGAGCCAATGAGAAAGCAGGAGGCGGAATGTACAATGATGAGTACACTTTTATTTTAAATCAGTATCAATATGTTCAAGAAACGAATGGCGATATTTATTTAAATCCTGCTCAAGCAAGTAATTTCCCAGGTGCCTTTGAACCTGAAGTGGGAGATAGAAAAGCTCCATATGATGCACCGGAAAATATTAATTTTGCAATCTCTGAGAACGCTGAGGGTCAGCCGGTCATCAGTTTTAACAATAATGGATTTATAGGTTATAACACTGGGGTAAATACTTATACAATTCTTTCTATTTCAGAAAATGAAATGTTTGTTCGCTTCAATGATGCTGCAACTCCCGATTTATCGTGGTTTCATCGTTTAATTAGAAAAGGATTTGCTCCAATTGAAGCTGGCTTTACAGTTGAAACTACAGAGCTTACGGCTTCCTTTACAAATACAAGTCTGAATGCTGAAACTTATTCATGGGAGTTTGGTGACGGAACTACTAGTAGTGAAGAAAGTCCGATTCATACTTATGCTGAAGAAGGTACTTATAGTGTTACATTAGAGGTCAGCGGTCCTGGTCAATCAGCTTCTGTTACGCAAGAAGTTTCGGTCTCAGCTGCTCCAAAAGTGCTTCCTTTTACTTTTGAGGAAAATAACACGCAATTTGGAACATTTGGTGGTACAGTTTTCAACGTAATTGATAATCCAGATGCGTCAGGAGCTAATACTTCTGCAAGAGTAGGTGAATTTCAAAAAGGTACTGAATTTTCATTTGCAGGATTAGCATTGTTGTTGGATGAGCCAGTTGATTTTTCTGAGAATACTACTTTGTCTATGAAAATATGGTCTCCAGTTGCTACAAATGCAATCTTAAAGTTAGAAGCTGCAGGTGACGCAGGTACTTTCACTGAGCAGAACGTAAGTATCCCAGTTGCTAATGAGTGGGTTGAACTTACTTTTGATTTCACTGGAGCTCAAAGTAATCTTCAAAATTTAGTTATTTTCGCAGATACTGATAATAACAATGGCGGTACATTCTATATAGATGATATAGGCTTTGCTACTGAGTCTGCTGATGAAATCTCTTTAGATCTTCTAACAGGGGAGAATGAAAAGGCATGGGTTCTAAAACCAGCAGCAGGTGCTTTTGGAGTTGGACCAGCGAAGGGCAGCGATGAGTTTTTCCCTAATGGTGCCGATATTTCGGGTGATAGACCATGCTTATTTAATGATGAATTCATTTTCAAAACAGGAGGTCAATATGAATATAATGCCAATGGTGACATTTACGGTGAAGCTTATATGGGAATAGCTGAAGGTTGTACTGATGATACGGCATTGGATGGAACTGATGCCGAGGCATGGGGACCTGGAACACATTCCTTTTCTTTAACTCCTGCTACTGACACTGATCCCGCTTTTATCACAGTTAGGGGTACAGGTGCTTTTATAGCTTTACCAAAAGCTTATAACGGAGGTGAATATGGTGCAGCACCACCAGATATGGACAAGCCAGTTACCTATGAGGTTATCGATTACTTTAAGAATGCCTCTGGTGAAGAACTTAGCTTGGCAATTGATGTTTCTGGCGATGGTAGTGTCTACTGGAACTTTGTTTTAGTCCCAGCGGAATAA
- the msrB gene encoding peptide-methionine (R)-S-oxide reductase MsrB, producing MKGYKIGRFTGVLGLILAFSFQSCAQQNSSSENKKSLKDRTFEVKKTEAEWKEILSPLEFKVLREAGTERAFTGKYNDFKKDGVFVCNGCKTELFSSETKYESGTGWPSFYKPLHDENVLEVKDRSLGMVRTEVVCASCGGHLGHVFEDGPKPTGLRYCLNSAALDFKENKD from the coding sequence ATGAAGGGGTACAAAATAGGGAGATTTACAGGCGTATTAGGATTGATATTAGCATTTAGCTTTCAATCTTGCGCACAGCAAAATAGCAGTTCTGAGAATAAAAAAAGTCTTAAAGATCGTACTTTTGAAGTAAAAAAAACAGAAGCTGAATGGAAAGAAATTCTTAGTCCGCTGGAGTTTAAAGTATTAAGAGAAGCTGGTACTGAACGAGCTTTCACAGGAAAATACAATGACTTCAAAAAAGATGGGGTATTTGTCTGTAATGGATGCAAAACAGAATTATTCAGCTCTGAAACTAAATATGAAAGCGGGACGGGCTGGCCTAGTTTTTATAAGCCACTACATGATGAAAATGTTTTAGAAGTAAAAGATCGTTCATTAGGCATGGTAAGAACAGAGGTAGTGTGCGCAAGTTGTGGCGGTCATTTAGGACATGTATTCGAAGATGGTCCTAAACCAACTGGTCTTAGATATTGCTTAAATTCAGCTGCCTTAGATTTCAAAGAGAACAAGGATTAG
- a CDS encoding family 16 glycosylhydrolase, whose amino-acid sequence MLFRVQVLILSLFSIACTSADSEIVPLPPSDLNVEVVINESNSNTIKVSASAENANYYTFSFGDGSDKLRDDDGEVTYSYAESGDYTIEVNAHTTAEVFISSSQEVTITIQQNSDIDDEGYVSPMEYEGYNLVWQDEFEADQLSDDYTFEIGTGSNGWGNNESQYYREENTRLEEGYLVIQAKKENFQGQEYTSSRIITEGIKEFKYGRFDIRARMPYGQGIWPAIWMLGSNFRQVGWPHCGEIDIMEMIGGQGREATVHGTVHWQSNEGYANFGHSKNLSDGTLADKFHVFSIIWDENSIQWLIDNEPYGSIDTTPAHLDEFREEFFFIFNVAVGGNWPGYPDANTEFPQEMWIDYVRVFQQP is encoded by the coding sequence ATGCTTTTCAGAGTTCAAGTCCTAATTCTTTCATTATTTTCAATCGCTTGCACTAGTGCAGATTCTGAAATTGTGCCACTGCCGCCAAGTGATTTAAATGTGGAAGTTGTCATTAATGAATCAAATTCCAATACGATAAAGGTTTCAGCATCTGCTGAAAACGCTAACTATTATACTTTTTCATTTGGTGATGGTTCTGATAAATTGCGAGATGATGATGGTGAAGTTACCTATTCATACGCAGAGTCAGGGGACTATACTATAGAAGTTAATGCACATACTACAGCAGAAGTCTTTATTTCAAGCTCTCAGGAGGTAACTATTACAATTCAACAAAACTCTGATATTGATGATGAAGGCTATGTTTCACCTATGGAATACGAAGGCTATAATTTAGTTTGGCAAGATGAATTTGAAGCTGACCAACTTTCCGATGACTATACATTTGAAATCGGTACAGGTAGTAACGGATGGGGAAATAATGAATCGCAGTACTACAGAGAAGAAAATACACGTCTAGAAGAAGGTTATTTAGTCATTCAGGCAAAAAAAGAAAATTTTCAAGGGCAAGAATATACTTCGTCAAGAATTATAACAGAAGGTATAAAAGAATTTAAGTATGGTAGATTCGATATCAGAGCAAGAATGCCATATGGTCAAGGAATATGGCCAGCTATCTGGATGTTAGGTTCCAATTTCAGACAAGTTGGATGGCCACATTGCGGTGAAATTGATATTATGGAAATGATTGGAGGCCAAGGAAGGGAAGCTACCGTGCATGGTACAGTTCATTGGCAAAGTAATGAAGGTTATGCCAATTTTGGTCATAGTAAAAATCTATCTGATGGCACCTTAGCAGATAAATTCCATGTGTTTTCCATAATTTGGGATGAAAATTCCATTCAATGGTTGATTGATAATGAGCCCTATGGTTCAATTGATACTACGCCTGCTCATTTAGATGAATTTAGAGAAGAGTTTTTCTTTATTTTTAATGTAGCCGTAGGAGGTAACTGGCCAGGCTATCCTGATGCCAATACAGAGTTTCCACAAGAAATGTGGATAGATTATGTAAGAGTATTTCAACAACCATAA
- a CDS encoding sugar porter family MFS transporter, with protein sequence MSKKGLLILIAAVAALGGLLFGYDTGVINGAQFYFSKYFELDAWMKGWVVGSALIGCLVGALSAGYITTKVGRKAALIMSALLFTVSALGSGLPAFMQQSVTLLVVFRIIGGLGIGLASMAAPTYIAEISPKDKRGILVTFYQLAVVTGFFVVFLATYYIGEGNTPQENIDTGWRWMFWSELIPCSIFLILTFFIPRSPRWLVLSGKEEEALKVLNTLHEKEEAQKEIDEIKFSLQKERKTQLKGASVLQKSVIPIIVIGSILSLLQQFTGINAVLYYGGDIFEKALGFTQEDVLAQQIMLGAVNFVFTFLAMFTVDKLGRKPLIYIGAVGMILGFALLGGSLYLDAVGLVSLIGILLFIGAFAMSMGPVTWVLLSEMFPNKIRSAAMSIAVAVQWAGNFLVSQSFPIIVESDANARGTGFWNGSLPYVIFIAFIIFLIFFTKKYIIETKGKSLEQLEGIWAEKYGEIES encoded by the coding sequence ATGTCGAAAAAAGGACTTTTAATCTTGATAGCTGCAGTAGCCGCCTTAGGTGGATTATTGTTTGGTTATGATACTGGCGTAATTAATGGAGCACAATTCTATTTCAGTAAATACTTTGAATTAGATGCTTGGATGAAAGGCTGGGTTGTAGGGAGTGCATTAATTGGGTGTCTGGTAGGTGCTCTTTCCGCAGGCTATATTACAACTAAAGTTGGTAGAAAAGCAGCATTAATCATGTCAGCTCTCCTATTTACAGTTTCGGCCTTAGGCTCAGGTCTCCCGGCATTTATGCAGCAGTCTGTAACGTTGCTTGTGGTTTTTAGGATAATTGGAGGCTTAGGTATTGGTTTAGCCTCAATGGCAGCACCTACTTACATTGCTGAGATTTCACCAAAGGATAAAAGAGGAATCCTAGTTACATTTTACCAGTTAGCTGTTGTTACTGGTTTTTTTGTGGTTTTTTTAGCTACTTATTATATTGGAGAAGGAAATACCCCGCAAGAGAACATTGACACTGGCTGGAGATGGATGTTTTGGTCTGAATTAATACCTTGTTCTATATTCTTAATCCTTACTTTTTTTATTCCAAGAAGTCCAAGATGGTTGGTTTTATCAGGCAAAGAAGAAGAAGCTTTAAAAGTTTTGAATACTCTGCATGAAAAAGAGGAGGCTCAAAAAGAAATTGATGAAATAAAATTTTCGCTTCAAAAAGAACGAAAAACACAATTAAAAGGAGCTTCGGTTTTACAAAAATCTGTTATCCCAATAATTGTAATTGGTTCAATATTGTCCTTGCTACAGCAATTTACAGGTATTAATGCAGTATTATATTATGGAGGCGATATATTTGAAAAGGCTTTAGGTTTTACTCAGGAAGATGTTTTAGCACAACAAATCATGCTTGGTGCCGTCAATTTTGTCTTTACTTTTTTAGCTATGTTCACGGTAGATAAATTGGGTAGAAAGCCTCTAATTTATATCGGAGCTGTTGGAATGATTTTAGGGTTTGCCTTATTAGGAGGTTCATTATATTTAGATGCAGTTGGTTTGGTTTCATTGATTGGTATATTATTATTTATCGGTGCCTTTGCCATGAGTATGGGGCCTGTTACTTGGGTACTACTCTCTGAAATGTTTCCTAATAAAATAAGAAGTGCTGCTATGTCAATTGCAGTTGCTGTACAGTGGGCAGGTAATTTTCTCGTGTCGCAGTCATTTCCAATTATAGTTGAAAGTGATGCAAATGCTAGAGGCACAGGATTTTGGAATGGCTCTTTACCTTATGTGATTTTTATTGCATTTATAATATTCTTAATCTTCTTTACTAAAAAATACATTATTGAAACTAAGGGTAAGAGTTTAGAGCAATTAGAAGGAATTTGGGCAGAGAAGTACGGTGAGATAGAGTCATAA
- a CDS encoding 1-acyl-sn-glycerol-3-phosphate acyltransferase, protein MFYYLSKLILWLGGWKVSAKIPEHTKKAVMIAAPHTSNWDLVWARAAFYILKIPVRYTVKKELLVGPLKWILNGFGAIGIDRTHKKGKKQSMTEAMIQLFDERDELVILVTPEGTRSYQPEWKSGFYRIAEGAGVPILCGYLDYENKIAGIGPSFEAKGDMMENIEKIKDFYRPIKGKFPANGIR, encoded by the coding sequence ATGTTTTATTACTTATCAAAATTGATCCTCTGGCTAGGAGGATGGAAGGTATCAGCAAAAATTCCAGAGCATACAAAAAAAGCAGTCATGATAGCTGCTCCACACACTTCTAATTGGGATTTAGTTTGGGCTAGAGCTGCATTCTATATCCTTAAAATTCCTGTGCGCTACACTGTTAAGAAAGAACTCCTAGTAGGTCCTTTAAAATGGATTTTGAATGGTTTCGGTGCCATTGGAATTGATCGAACTCACAAAAAAGGCAAAAAGCAATCTATGACTGAAGCCATGATTCAACTTTTCGATGAAAGAGATGAATTGGTCATTTTAGTTACTCCTGAAGGTACTAGAAGTTATCAACCAGAATGGAAATCAGGCTTTTATCGTATCGCTGAAGGAGCAGGGGTTCCTATTCTTTGTGGGTATTTAGATTATGAAAATAAAATAGCAGGGATTGGTCCAAGTTTTGAAGCCAAAGGCGATATGATGGAAAATATTGAAAAGATAAAAGATTTCTATAGACCTATTAAAGGGAAATTTCCTGCAAACGGTATTCGCTAA